A single region of the Triticum dicoccoides isolate Atlit2015 ecotype Zavitan chromosome 2B, WEW_v2.0, whole genome shotgun sequence genome encodes:
- the LOC119363650 gene encoding uncharacterized protein LOC119363650: MAPSTTTGAVPVPRCPVIFNGQNYRDWVQHMKLHMRGQLVWEHLSGALPCPLLPTPPAELAFPVDADETKQREMLDAFEEATEEYQNQLHLYKQWTNDDARASSILVNSMDVDLTMDVVALTTAYQMWEHLRHRYESTGDAMYLSVVHQEQQLQQGDATVDDFYKEMSAVWRQLDSLGADVCRRCQCCVRQQAKLEVRRLYDFLTRLRPEFEQSRAQLLARHPRLSTLEALAEVRSEEVRLRSTGLLPSSSAVLAARVPPPLPGVPSSTQVAATSTSAFCNYCKQDGHMITECIKRRKQGRRGGRPQKDSGGSSNFREGSLEKVHQEMLTLLRRLTASAPSSGSAGSAGQTSGPPPHSSSGSSYGDSGWDRSSAP; this comes from the exons ATGGCGCCCTCCACCACCACCGGTGCTGTCCCAGTCCCACGATGTCCTGTTATCTTCAACGGACAGAACTACAGGGACTGGGTGCAGCACAtgaagctgcacatgaggggccAGCTGGTCTGGGAGCACCTCTCTGGTGCTCTGCCTTGTCCCCTGCTGCCCACTCCTCCAGCTGAGTTGGCCTTCCCTGTTGATGCCGATGAAACCAAGCAACGTGAGATGCTAGATGCTTTTGAAGAGGCCACTGAAGAGTATCAGAATCAACTCCACTTATACAAGCAATGGACAAATGATGATGCTCGAGCCTCTTCTATCTTGGTGAACAGCATGGATGTTGATCTCACCATGGATGTGGTGGCCCTTACCACTGCATATCAGATGTGGGAGCATCTTCGCCATCGCTATGAGTCTACAGGGGATGCCATGTATCTCTCTGTTGTTCATCAAGAGCAACAACTACAACAGGGAGATGCTACTGTGGATGATTTCTACAAGGAGATGTCGGCGGTGTGGCGCCAATTGGACTCTCTAGGAGCTGATGTTTGTCGCAGATGTCAGTGTTGTGTGCGGCAACAAGCTAAGCTGGAGGTTCGTCGCCTCTACGACTTCCTCACTCGCCTCCGGCCGGAGTTCGAGCAGAGTCGTGCTCAGCTATTGGCACGCCATCCTCGGCTCTCTACTCTGGAGGCCCTTGCTGAGGTGCGATCTGAGGAGGTGCGCCTACGGAGCACGGGCTTATTGCCATCCTCTTCAGCAGTCCTGGCTGCCCGCGTTCCACCACCGCTGCCTGGTGTGCCCTCTTCTACACAGGTGGCAGCAACCTCCACTAGTGCTTTCTGCAACTACTGCAAGCAGGATGGTCACATGATCACGGAGTGCATCAAGAGGAGGAAACAGGGTCGCCGTGGTGGCCGTCCTCAAAAGGACTCGGGAGGCTCCTCTAATTTTCGTGAGGGCTCCCTTGAGAAGGTTCACCAGGAGATGCTCACCTTGCTGCGCCGCCTTACTGCTTCTGCACCATCCTCAGGTTCTGCTGGTTCTGCTGGTCAGACGTCTGGTCCACCACCGCACTCTTCGTCAG GATCGTCGTATGGGGACTCTGGTTGGGATCGGTCCTCGGCGCCATGA